AACCAAAAATCAAAGTTTCCTTTATATGCGTCATTTTTCTTCAATCCAGTTTTCAGGGTGCAAACCTAATTCATAGTGAGCCTATAGCTCAGGGGATAGAGCACTGGTCTCCGGAACCAGGTGCCCAGGTTCGAATCCTGGTAGGCTCGCCATATATGCGGTCGTGGTGGAATTGGCAGACACGCTATCTTGAGGGGGTAGTGATCTTTCGATCGTGCGAGTTCGAGTCTCGCCGACCGCACCATCTAATTCATATTTATAGAAATTAACGCATGCGCCAAATGTAGGCGTTTTTTTTATGTTGTAAAACAATATACTCAGCTCTTTATGCCTCTCCTTAGTTGACAATTCATTAGCAAAGGTCTTACACTATTTATAAATATTATAAAAAGAGAGTAATTCTTTTTTAGAAAGAGGTGCATGACCTATGTCCGCAGAAATAATGCAAACAGCGCTGAATAAATTAAAGGAAGCTGGAGTGCGGATGACTCCTCAACGTCATGCGATTTTGAGCTATTTACTAAATACGATGTCTCATCCAACTGTTGATGAGATCTATAAATCGCTAGAGGGGACATTCCCTAATATGAGTGTGGCTACGGTCTATAATAATTTGCGTGTTTTTAAAGATATTGGACTAGTAAGAGAATTAACATATGGTGATGCTTCAAGCCGCTATGATGCTGATATGAGTGATCATCATCATGCTGTATGTATAAACTGTGGTAAAGTCAAAGATTTTTACTATCCGCAATTAGATCAAGTAGAAGAGGAAGCGACAGCACAAACGGGATTTGCGGTTGCTACACATCGACTTGAAGTATACGGATTATGCGAAGGCTGCCGTCTTTCACAATAAGTAGGCTATATATAGGAAGA
This window of the Aneurinibacillus sp. REN35 genome carries:
- the perR gene encoding peroxide-responsive transcriptional repressor PerR, whose translation is MSAEIMQTALNKLKEAGVRMTPQRHAILSYLLNTMSHPTVDEIYKSLEGTFPNMSVATVYNNLRVFKDIGLVRELTYGDASSRYDADMSDHHHAVCINCGKVKDFYYPQLDQVEEEATAQTGFAVATHRLEVYGLCEGCRLSQ